Within the Pseudomonadota bacterium genome, the region TTTGATAGAGACCTTGACTGCATTGGGCGCAGAGGTTCGATGGGCGTCTTGTAATATTTACTCTACGCAGGATCATGCGGCTGCAGCAATCGCTGAGTCGGGTGTTCCTGTTTATGCATTTAAGGGCGAGACTCTAGAGCAATATTGGGAATATACCCATAAAATTTTCGATTGGCCCACGAACCAGGCCAATATGATCCTTGACGATGGGGGTGATGCGACGTTACTGCTCCATCTCGGCACTAAGGCTGAAAGGGATCTTATGGTTTTAAATGATCCAACGAGTGAGGAAGAGCGGGTACTTTATGCGGCTATAAAGAAAAAATTAGCTACTGACTCAAATTGGTATTCAACGCGACTTTCAGCGGTCAAAGGTGTAACCGAAGAAACGACCACGGGTGTTAAGCGCCTCTATGAAATGGCGAGTGACAAGACTCTGGCTTTTCCTGCCATTAATGTTAACGATTCTGTAACAAAATCTAAGTTCGACAACCTCTATGGATGTCGCGAATCCCTTGTAGACGGCATTAAGCGTGCAACCGATGTCATGATTGCTGGAAAAGTTGCCGTAGTTGCTGGTTTCGGTGACGTTGGAAAGGGCTGTGCCCAAGCCCTGCGTGCGCTCTCTGCCCAGGTTTGGGTGACGGAAGTTGACCCAATATGTGCGCTTCAGGCCGCAATGGAGGGATACCGCGTGGTGACGATGGAATACGCAGCTGACAAGGCTGATATTTTTGTTACCGCGACTGGAAATTACAGCGTGATCAATCATGACCACATGGCTGCTATGAAGAATGAAGCCATAGTGTGCAATATCGGTCATTTTGATAATGAAATTGATGTTACTTCCATAGAGAAATACACTTGGGAGAACATTAAGCCTCAGGTAGATCACATAGTTTTCCCGGACGGTAAGAAAATTATTCTTTTGGCTCAAGGCCGACTCGTTAATCTAGGTTGTGCCACTGGCCACCCAAGTTTTGTTATGAGTTCTTCTTTTGCTAATCAGGTCATCGCGCAAATTGAGCTATTTAACGATGCCGATAAGTATCCATTGGGCGTTCATGTGCTGCCTAAGCACCTTGATGAAAAGGTTGCACGATTGCAGTTGGTGACCATGAATGTGCAGCTGACCGAGTTGACGGATGAGCAGGCGAAGTATATTGGTGTAGAGAAGACAGGCCCATATAAGCCTGATAGATATCGATACTGATTGTTGACTTGCTTTGGGGCGCCCCCGATGATTCGGTGGCGATTGACCATATTTAGTAACTAGTGGTGTTAGTTAAAAATACAGCGTAAGCACTCACTTTCACTAGATAGCTCTATAAAAAAGAGCTACGCGCTGGCTAAGCTCCATTCCTAATAGATTTGTTACCCTGGGTTCGGGCTGCGTAAGCATGGTAAGCGGCTGCCTCAGCAGCACCCACCTCAATTTTCGCACCCATGTTGTCGAAAACACTTTCAAGAGCGCATAAGCACAGCATGACATTCTCCATTTTGCAGCTGTATCCC harbors:
- the ahcY gene encoding adenosylhomocysteinase, whose protein sequence is MSAVMQKFTSTEDHLVADLSLSSWGRKEISIAEIEMPGLMAIRKEYASSQPLAGARIAGSLHMTIQTAVLIETLTALGAEVRWASCNIYSTQDHAAAAIAESGVPVYAFKGETLEQYWEYTHKIFDWPTNQANMILDDGGDATLLLHLGTKAERDLMVLNDPTSEEERVLYAAIKKKLATDSNWYSTRLSAVKGVTEETTTGVKRLYEMASDKTLAFPAINVNDSVTKSKFDNLYGCRESLVDGIKRATDVMIAGKVAVVAGFGDVGKGCAQALRALSAQVWVTEVDPICALQAAMEGYRVVTMEYAADKADIFVTATGNYSVINHDHMAAMKNEAIVCNIGHFDNEIDVTSIEKYTWENIKPQVDHIVFPDGKKIILLAQGRLVNLGCATGHPSFVMSSSFANQVIAQIELFNDADKYPLGVHVLPKHLDEKVARLQLVTMNVQLTELTDEQAKYIGVEKTGPYKPDRYRY